The following proteins are encoded in a genomic region of Brachypodium distachyon strain Bd21 chromosome 1, Brachypodium_distachyon_v3.0, whole genome shotgun sequence:
- the LOC100846142 gene encoding mitogen-activated protein kinase kinase 9 has protein sequence MALVRQRRQLPHLTLPLDHFALRPPPAPAPTVAASTSSEAAGLRLSDFERISLLGQGNGGTVYKARHRRAAAQPPVALKLFVAGDPSAAREAEILRLAADAPHVVRLHAVVPSSSPAAGAEQPPPAALALELLPGGSLAGLLRRLGRSMGERPIAAVARQALLGLDALHALRVVHRDLKPSNLLLGSHGEVKIADFGAGKVLRRRLDPCASYVGTAAYMSPERFDPEAYSGDYDPYAADVWSLGLAILELYLGHFPLLPAGQRPDWAALMCAICFGDAPEAPAAASEEFRDFVARCLEKKAGQRASVAELLEHPFIAERDAEEAKRALAALVAEAELGDL, from the coding sequence ATGGCTCTTGTACGCCAGCGCCGCCAGCTACCGCACCTCACCCTCCCCCTCGACCACTTCGCgctgcgcccgccgcccgcgcccgcgccgaccgtCGCGGCGTCCACCTCCTCCGaggccgccggcctccgcctcTCCGACTTCGAGCGGATCTCACTCCTCGGCCAGGGCAACGGCGGCACCGTCTACAAGGCGCGCCAccgtcgcgccgccgcgcagcCCCCAGTCGCGCTCAAgctcttcgtcgccggcgacccctccgccgcccgcgaggCCGAGATACTCAGGCTCGCCGCGGACGCGCCGCACGTCGTGCGCCTCCACGCGGTGGTCCCGTCGTCGTCCCCCGCGGCCGGGGCGgagcagccgccgcccgccgcgctgGCGCTCGAGCTCCTGCCGGGCGGTTCCCTCGCGGGGCTTCTCCGCAGGCTGGGCCGGTCGATGGGGGAGCGGCccatcgccgccgtggcccGGCAGGCGCTCCTGGGCCTCGACGCCCTGCACGCGCTCCGCGTCGTGCACCGCGACCTCAAGCCCTCCAacctcctcctcggctcccACGGCGAGGTCAAGATCGCCGACTTCGGGGCCGGCAAGGTGCTCAGGCGCCGGCTCGACCCCTGCGCGTCCTACGTCGGCACGGCCGCCTACATGTCCCCCGAGCGGTTCGACCCGGAGGCCTACTCCGGCGACTACGACCCGTACGCCGCCGACGTCTGGAGCCTCGGGCTGGCGATCCTCGAGCTGTACCTGGGCCACTTCCCGCTCCTCCCCGCGGGGCAGCGCCCGGACTGGGCCGCGCTCATGTGCGCCATATGCTTCGGCGACGCGCCCGAGgcgcccgccgcggcgtcgGAGGAGTTCAGGGACTTCGTCGCGCGGTGCCTCGAGAAGAAGGCCGGGCAGCGCGCGTCCGTGGCCGAGCTGCTCGAGCACCCGTTCATCGCCGAGCGCGACGCGGAGGAGGCGAAGCGCGCCCTCGCCGCGCTCGTcgcggaggcggagctcgGGGACTTGTAG